In Vigna angularis cultivar LongXiaoDou No.4 chromosome 8, ASM1680809v1, whole genome shotgun sequence, one DNA window encodes the following:
- the LOC108323300 gene encoding peptidyl-prolyl cis-trans isomerase CYP95-like: protein MTVEAQNHLIKSTKTMEVSRRRETIKEEENLEAEEEKGKKDWIIDLDTSVKRSVRFVDNSVIMTEGAGKCFSTVNTEDEGGLRYSDSDVKFSGSSCDSDSDISSSSYTSSTSDDRRKKKKRSRKNKHRHGKRRDKRRKKRRRKQDKKSNRRSKRELTSHTNSNSESKSGNSSDSENGGAQLKYYKHKKNLRDLQKVSIP from the exons ATGACGGTAGAAGCACAAAACCATCTGATCAAATCAACAAAGACAATGGAAGTGAGCAGAAGGAGGGAAACAATAAAGGAGGAAGAAAATTTAGAGGCAGAGGAAGAAAAGG GTAAGAAAGATTGGATTATCGATCTAGATACGAGTGTAAAGAGAAGTGTAAGATTTGTAGATAATAGTGTGATCATGACAGAAGGTGCGGGAAAG TGTTTTTCCACTGTTAACACTGAGGATGAAGGAGGGTTACGGTACTCAGATTCAGACGTGAAATTTTCAGGAAGCAGTTGTGATTCTGACTCGGATATATCTTCATCATCTTACACAAGTTCCACCAGCGATGATAGacggaagaagaaaaagagatctAGGAAAAATAAGCATAGGCATGGTAAAAGAAGAGACAAACGTCGAAAGAAGAGACGAAGGAAACAAGACAAAAAATCAAATCGAAGATCAAAAAGGGAATTGACCAGTCATACCAATTCAAACAGTGAAAGTAAGAGTGGCAATAGCTCTGATAGTGAGAATGGTGGTGCTCAACTGAAATATtataagcataaaaaaaatcttagagATTTGCAGAAGGTCAGTATTCCTTAG